The DNA region GGTAACactctttcacgacatgattcatgaagagattgaggtctatgtgGACGAAATGATTGCCAAATTCAGAACTGAGGAAGATCACTTGGTTAATCTGAGAAAGTTATCTGTCAGACTCCGAAAGTTTAAACTGCGTCTGAATCCAAccaaatgtacttttggagtccgaTCAGGTAAACTTTTGGGTTTCATAGTCAAtcagaagggtattgaggttgatcccgacAAAGTTCGAGCCATCCAAGATATGCCAGCTCCCCGAACAGAAAAGGAAGTCTGAGGTTTCCTTGGGCGACTTACTtacatctccagattcatatctcacctGACAGCTACCTGCGAACCgattttcaagttgttgagaaagAATCAATCAATTGTGTGGAATGACGATTTCCAAGGGGCgtttgataaaataaaaaagtacttgcaagaaccaccaatcctGGTACCACCGGTTCCTGGTAGACCGCTCATTATGTATCTGACAGTGTTGGATGAATCTATGGGTTGCGTTTTGGGTCAACATGACGACACATGCAAGAAAGAACATGCTATCTACTATCTCAGCAATAAATTCACCGAATGTGAGACTCGATACTCACTTTTACTGAAGACTTGTTGTGCCTTGACTTGGGTTGCTCGACGcctgagacaatatatgatttgccatactactttgttgatatccaagatggatccgataaagtatatatttgaaaagcctgctgTTACTGGTAGAATTTCCTGGTGGCAAATGCTGCTCACTGAGTATGATATACAGTATGTGACCCAGAAAGCAATAAAAGGGAGTATTCTGTCTAACTATCTAGCTCACCTTCCTGTTGAAGGCTACCAATCATTAAAGTTTGACTTCCtagatgaggacatcatgtttaTCAGAGATTTTACTATGCCAGGCTTCGAGGTAAGCCCTGAGGAAGGCCCCGAACCAGGATCgcgatggacgctcgtgttcgacgGTGCTTCCAATGCCCGAGGTCATGGTATAGGTGTTGTTATCACTTCTCCAACTTGTTTCCACATCCCCTTCACCGCTAGGTTATGTTTTgactgcaccaacaatatggcagagtatgaagcatgtatctacGGTTTAGAGGCGGCAATCGACTTGAGAATTAAAATCCTTGAGCTATTCGGTGATTCAACTCTGGTAATCAGTCAAGTGAAAGGCGATTGGGAGACTCGAGATAGCAAGTTGATACCCTACAAAGAGCATATCAGAAAACTGGTCCCTTACTTTGATGAGATCTCCTTTCATCATATTTCTAAGGAAGAAAATCAGTTAGCAGACACTCTAGCTACGCTGGCATCTATGTTTaaagtcaaatggaagaatgagGCACCATCCATCCAGATTGACCACttagatgaaccagcacattGTCTAGCAATTGAGGCCGATCCTGACGATAAGCCTTGGTTCTATAACATAAAGACATTTCTGGAGAAACGATAGTATCCTGAGGGTATATCCATTACCAATAAGAAGGCTCTAAGAAGACTCTCTTCTAAGTTCTTCTTAAACggtgatgtgttgtataagaggaactaTGATTCTGTactgctcagatgcatggatagacacgaagttAGTACAATCATAAGGTCCATACACGAAGGCTGCGAGGGTGCACATGTGAAAGGTCctgctatggctaagaagattcTCTAAGCTAGTTATTATTGGACAATGATGGAGGTTGATTGCTACAACTTTGTGAAAAGAGGCCATAAGTGCCAGATATATGGTGATAAGATCTTTGTACCACCAACTCCGTTGAATGTCCTAActtctccatggcccttctctatgtggggcatcgatatgattgggatgatcgaacccaaagcttccaatgGACATTGATTCATCCTagtcgctattgattacttcacgaagtgGGTCGAGGATGCTTCATATGCCAATGTCACTCGACAAGTGGTTACCCgatttatcaagaaagagataatctgCCGCTTTGGGATAcctagcaagatcatcactgataacGCTAGTAATCTGAACAATACTATGATGAGGGAGTTGTGTGaagaatttaagatcgagcaccataactcttcaccatatcggCCCAAGATGAATGTCGTCGTAGAAGtagctaacaagaatatcaataGAATCATCTAGAAGATGGTCAGGACATATAAGGAatggcatgagatgttacctttcgccttgcatggtTACAGAACTTCAGTCTGCACATCCACTGGGGCAACTCCGTACTCTTTGGTTTATGGGATGGAGGTTGTACTGCCAATtgaggttgagattccttcactCAGGGTCATCATGGAAGCAGATCTTGATGAAGTTGAATGGGTTCAATCTTGATACGACCAACTGAATCTAATCGAAGAGAAACGTTTGACTGTCGtctgtcatggtcagttgtaccagaTACGTCTCAAAcaagcttttgataagaaggttctTCCTCGGTCGTACCACGCtggagacctcgtgctcaaaaGATATTCTGCCATTCACTCGGACCCgcgaggcaaatggactcccaactatgagggacctttcgtagtcaaaaaggccttctcaggtgggtctctaatcctcacaataatggatggggaagatttgCCTTTGCCGgtgaatgcagacatagtcaaaaaatattat from Lathyrus oleraceus cultivar Zhongwan6 chromosome 1, CAAS_Psat_ZW6_1.0, whole genome shotgun sequence includes:
- the LOC127101737 gene encoding uncharacterized protein LOC127101737, coding for MLLTEYDIQYVTQKAIKGSILSNYLAHLPVEGYQSLKFDFLDEDIMFIRDFTMPGFEVSPEEGPEPGSRWTLVFDGASNARGHGIGVVITSPTCFHIPFTARLCFDCTNNMAEYEACIYGLEAAIDLRIKILELFGDSTLVISQVKGDWETRDSKLIPYKEHIRKLVPYFDEISFHHISKEENQLADTLATLASMFKVKWKNEAPSIQIDHLDEPAHCLAIEADPDDKPWFYNIKTFLEKR